A window from Spirochaetota bacterium encodes these proteins:
- a CDS encoding YjgN family protein → MEPIGQNNTDSKIISFHFTGKASEYFKIWIVNGLLTVLTLGIYSAWAKVRTNRYMYGNLYLDNEPFAYTAMPVNILKGRLLALGFFVVYSLSGQYSQTLYLILTLSLLPIIPWVIVNSLRFRGKYTLYKNIPFIFKGDYLDAFKYFILIYIWVPLTLGIIIPYIYYKQKEYIINNVYFGTLPVKYKGKASIFYIAFIAATIITLISAGVILGIAIALGSSGFFELLKKNIENTASIDTSIVATIFGIYALLIISFFIGSAFYKIFILNNVISSIYCGQSQLSCSMDYIKYISIFFTNALAILFSLGLAIPWARIRYNKYFYSSISISLNNNLDDITSMDEKDIKSFAEELGGFLDLDIGF, encoded by the coding sequence GTGGAACCAATTGGACAAAACAATACCGACAGTAAAATAATATCATTTCATTTCACCGGCAAAGCATCCGAGTACTTTAAGATATGGATTGTTAACGGGTTACTTACAGTATTAACTCTGGGCATTTATTCTGCATGGGCAAAAGTACGTACAAACAGATATATGTATGGTAATTTATACCTGGATAATGAACCTTTTGCATACACTGCTATGCCTGTTAATATCCTGAAAGGAAGATTGTTGGCGTTAGGGTTTTTTGTTGTGTATTCATTATCCGGGCAGTATTCACAAACACTCTATCTTATCCTTACACTATCATTATTGCCAATCATACCATGGGTAATTGTCAACAGTCTGCGATTCAGAGGTAAATATACCCTTTACAAAAATATCCCTTTTATTTTTAAAGGTGATTATCTGGATGCTTTTAAATATTTTATTTTAATATACATCTGGGTTCCATTAACACTGGGAATTATTATCCCTTATATTTATTACAAGCAAAAGGAATATATTATCAATAATGTATACTTTGGCACACTCCCGGTAAAGTATAAAGGAAAAGCTTCAATATTCTACATTGCATTCATTGCTGCAACAATTATTACCCTGATATCAGCAGGTGTGATACTGGGAATTGCAATAGCACTGGGTTCGTCAGGATTTTTTGAACTGCTGAAAAAAAATATTGAAAATACTGCATCAATTGACACGTCTATTGTTGCAACAATATTTGGCATCTACGCGTTACTGATAATTTCTTTTTTTATTGGCTCTGCCTTTTATAAAATCTTTATTTTAAATAACGTCATATCCAGTATATACTGCGGGCAATCACAATTATCCTGTTCAATGGATTATATAAAGTATATATCCATATTCTTTACCAATGCTCTTGCCATTTTATTTTCATTAGGATTGGCAATACCCTGGGCACGTATTCGTTATAACAAATACTTTTATTCTTCCATTTCTATTTCACTCAATAACAATCTTGATGACATTACCAGCATGGATGAAAAAGATATCAAGTCATTTGCTGAAGAATTAGGAGGATTCCTTGACCTTGACATCGGGTTCTAA
- the asd gene encoding archaetidylserine decarboxylase (Phosphatidylserine decarboxylase is synthesized as a single chain precursor. Generation of the pyruvoyl active site from a Ser is coupled to cleavage of a Gly-Ser bond between the larger (beta) and smaller (alpha chains). It is an integral membrane protein.), with amino-acid sequence MNISRKLIVFKIIPTRLLSRLFGYCTRIPLPAFIMKKLINWYSKKFNVALDEAFIPPGGFRNFDEFFTRNLKRGMRFIHPHPIALVSPVDAMVSACGSIKAGQLIQAKGINYDVASLLPGQFQSHFISGSFITLYLSPGDYHRIHSPVSGTIVGYQYDPGKLYTVQDWLVKIFPGLFTVNERITSYIQSAFGLVAVCKVGAMNVGRISLSYAPVFTNRCFAKSYFYRFDESRRPKISRGDELGIFHLGSTVIVVTQKPVSFLPNIEGTKVQMGQVIGYF; translated from the coding sequence TTGAATATATCACGTAAACTCATTGTATTTAAAATTATCCCCACACGGCTTCTATCGCGGTTGTTTGGGTATTGTACTCGTATTCCTTTGCCTGCTTTTATAATGAAAAAGCTCATAAACTGGTATAGTAAAAAATTTAATGTTGCATTAGATGAGGCATTTATTCCTCCGGGTGGTTTTAGAAACTTTGATGAATTTTTCACCCGTAATCTGAAACGGGGCATGCGCTTTATACATCCTCATCCAATTGCCCTGGTATCGCCCGTTGATGCTATGGTAAGTGCATGCGGCAGCATTAAAGCCGGTCAATTAATTCAGGCAAAGGGCATCAACTATGATGTGGCGTCGCTTTTGCCGGGGCAGTTTCAAAGCCATTTTATAAGTGGTTCGTTTATTACATTATATCTTTCTCCCGGTGACTATCACCGAATACATTCACCGGTCAGTGGCACAATCGTTGGTTATCAGTATGATCCCGGAAAACTGTATACCGTACAGGACTGGCTGGTTAAAATTTTTCCCGGGCTTTTTACGGTAAATGAGCGCATAACGTCGTATATACAATCTGCTTTTGGGTTGGTGGCCGTATGCAAGGTTGGTGCAATGAATGTGGGTAGGATTTCGCTAAGCTATGCACCGGTGTTTACTAACCGCTGTTTTGCAAAGTCATATTTTTACAGGTTTGATGAAAGCAGGCGTCCTAAAATATCCAGGGGTGATGAGCTTGGTATTTTCCACTTAGGCTCCACCGTGATTGTGGTTACGCAAAAACCAGTTAGCTTTCTTCCCAATATAGAGGGTACCAAAGTACAGATGGGGCAGGTAATTGGTTATTTTTAA
- a CDS encoding DUF4143 domain-containing protein, producing MAITFIGWTSPHIFEADAFSGPIFEIWVAEEILESWQHNGLHPSFYFYRDKDHKEIDVLVIKDGIVYPIEIKKSALPGISNLRYTVLANTGMTIGGGCIVCLVNKPVPISNAVYAIPVNYL from the coding sequence TTGGCAATAACGTTTATCGGCTGGACAAGTCCGCACATATTTGAAGCCGATGCTTTTTCAGGCCCAATATTTGAAATATGGGTTGCTGAAGAGATTCTGGAATCATGGCAGCATAATGGATTGCATCCATCATTTTATTTTTACAGAGATAAAGACCATAAAGAAATAGATGTGCTTGTCATTAAAGATGGAATTGTGTATCCCATTGAGATTAAAAAGTCGGCATTGCCCGGTATAAGCAATTTACGTTATACTGTACTTGCAAACACAGGTATGACAATTGGAGGCGGTTGCATAGTATGTCTTGTCAATAAACCTGTGCCAATTTCAAATGCGGTATATGCCATACCTGTAAACTATCTGTAA
- a CDS encoding cytidylate kinase-like family protein yields MKDVAVKESAIFKQIEHWRRQKQQVVEDKEKANTLPFITISREYGCGGFDIAIKLTDILNKEYHATPIWAAYDKQILDKITSDLGLTQALTETLTNTARSKMTDLFQTTFSKFPPQVAVYRKLAEVVRTLAINGHVVIVGRAGNVITRGMPYGLHVRIVAPMSYKVKRIAAKLKVTQAEAREIIEQKEMERESFIKNFLKFDPEDPHNYDIVINNENFALDEMARLIIDAMKRKGIFA; encoded by the coding sequence ATGAAAGATGTAGCCGTAAAAGAAAGTGCCATTTTTAAACAGATTGAACACTGGCGGCGACAGAAACAGCAGGTGGTCGAAGATAAGGAAAAAGCTAATACGCTGCCCTTTATTACAATTTCACGGGAATATGGCTGTGGCGGATTTGATATTGCAATTAAACTGACTGATATTTTGAATAAGGAATATCATGCTACTCCAATATGGGCAGCATATGATAAGCAGATTCTTGATAAAATAACTTCGGATTTGGGATTGACACAGGCATTAACCGAAACACTGACAAATACTGCACGAAGCAAGATGACCGATCTTTTCCAGACAACATTCAGCAAATTTCCTCCACAGGTGGCTGTATATAGAAAATTAGCCGAGGTGGTACGCACTCTGGCAATCAATGGGCATGTGGTAATAGTAGGCAGGGCAGGCAATGTTATAACCCGTGGCATGCCCTATGGGTTGCATGTGCGTATTGTTGCACCAATGAGTTACAAAGTTAAGCGTATAGCAGCAAAGCTTAAAGTTACGCAAGCTGAGGCGCGGGAAATAATTGAACAGAAGGAAATGGAACGGGAAAGCTTTATAAAAAATTTCCTTAAATTTGATCCTGAGGACCCGCATAACTATGATATAGTCATTAATAACGAAAATTTTGCTTTAGATGAGATGGCGCGCTTGATCATTGATGCTATGAAGCGTAAAGGGATTTTTGCATAA
- a CDS encoding tetratricopeptide repeat protein, producing MKAMGVPTEAASIYNQALALSNQGNYAQAIETYMHAVEVFPQFIEAYNNIGEIYSRMGNSEKAIQVYVKALSIKKNHKVLLNLGVEYYNAGDYKKALQYFHESLQFKSDFIEGNFYAGMAYFNLKDYTNALRFFEATVALDHVHLKANYLLAYIYYENKDYGKVIECLNRISHIADDRMFINRYYGFCYYHMGDFKKAIKYLTTALTSSPKYAQFKAYLESLTYENKIKEIGDIDAKIKELEHKIMKEKPNLSEYTRLSMLYIFKGQYKKAEDLLVGVKAKMAR from the coding sequence ATGAAAGCAATGGGTGTACCAACTGAGGCTGCCAGCATATATAATCAGGCGCTTGCGTTGTCCAATCAGGGAAATTATGCACAGGCTATTGAAACATATATGCATGCGGTTGAAGTGTTCCCGCAATTTATTGAAGCATATAACAATATTGGCGAGATATATTCGCGAATGGGCAACAGCGAAAAAGCCATTCAGGTGTATGTAAAAGCATTGTCAATCAAGAAGAACCATAAGGTGCTGCTTAACTTAGGTGTTGAATATTACAACGCAGGTGATTATAAAAAGGCACTGCAATATTTTCATGAATCGCTACAGTTTAAAAGCGATTTTATTGAAGGCAACTTTTATGCAGGCATGGCATACTTCAATTTGAAGGATTATACTAATGCGCTGCGATTTTTTGAAGCAACGGTAGCACTTGACCATGTTCACCTTAAGGCAAATTATCTTTTAGCGTACATCTATTATGAAAATAAAGATTATGGAAAGGTAATAGAGTGCTTAAACCGCATATCCCATATTGCTGATGACAGGATGTTTATAAACAGGTATTATGGTTTTTGCTATTACCACATGGGTGATTTTAAAAAGGCAATAAAGTACCTTACCACGGCGTTAACCAGCAGCCCAAAATATGCTCAGTTTAAAGCGTATTTAGAAAGCTTAACCTATGAAAATAAGATAAAAGAAATTGGCGATATAGATGCAAAGATTAAAGAGCTTGAACACAAGATAATGAAAGAAAAACCCAACCTGTCCGAATATACCCGCCTGAGTATGCTGTATATTTTTAAGGGTCAGTATAAAAAGGCTGAGGACCTGCTTGTAGGTGTTAAAGCTAAAATGGCACGGTAA
- a CDS encoding peptidylprolyl isomerase has product MVTEGKYVAIHYTGKFDDGQVFDSSLDGAPFEFQAGAGMVIPGLDRAVLGMKLDEEKDIVIAPEDGYGDYDENLLYAFPLEEVQQQFKPEIGMTIGLQMDNGAQIPAVIKEITSDEVVVDMNHPLAGKTLHFHVKVVNISDEPEYSGGCDACGGFSDGCSC; this is encoded by the coding sequence ATGGTAACAGAAGGTAAATATGTGGCCATTCATTACACCGGAAAGTTTGATGACGGACAGGTGTTTGATTCAAGTTTAGACGGTGCACCTTTTGAGTTTCAAGCGGGAGCTGGCATGGTTATTCCGGGCCTTGACAGAGCAGTTTTAGGCATGAAGCTTGACGAGGAAAAAGATATCGTTATTGCACCCGAAGATGGTTATGGGGATTATGACGAGAATCTATTATATGCATTTCCACTGGAAGAAGTACAGCAGCAGTTTAAGCCCGAAATTGGGATGACTATAGGCCTGCAGATGGACAACGGTGCACAGATCCCTGCAGTAATCAAAGAAATCACAAGCGATGAAGTGGTGGTTGATATGAATCATCCTCTGGCAGGGAAAACGCTTCATTTTCACGTAAAGGTAGTTAATATTAGCGATGAGCCTGAATACAGCGGTGGATGTGATGCATGCGGTGGCTTCAGCGACGGCTGCAGCTGTTAA